AGCACCTGTTTTATTGGAAGGAAAACTAATCAGATTCATGAAAGACAAGGGATTAGCCATTACTGAcgactttatttacttttattttttattattaaacgATGTTTTTCCccaataggtttttttttccccctgtggtgctgaggattgaacccagggccttgtgcatgtgaggcaagcactctaccaactgagctatatccccagcccttccccaatAGTTTTTATAAATCTATTGTAAGTGGTTTATTTGTAATTAATAAACATGGTACATGTTTATGgaagctattattattttcttagtcccacaatagaaaaatagaagataaaaatgatggatttaaagtattttttatgaaatataaaccTAGGGTTCAATGTGGAAATTTGTAGGTAGATTGTTGCTTGACTTAATAAAAAGTTCTAGatgtgggatttttaaaaaggaaagtggAATTAGTGTCTCATGTATTTGAAATTCTCAGGGGTAGTTGGCTTCAAGTGCGGCTGGATCCAGGTGCTCAAGTGAGGCTGTGTGAAATGCCTCTAGCCTCAACTTTCCTCTGTGTCAGCTGAGTGTACTTCTCTGAGAATGATGGGCTGTGAGCACTTGGGACAGTACCTCCAACCTCAGGCTTTTCATGGGCTGACAAAAATACTGAGGTCAAAAATATTGAGGAAAAAtatatcctcacatcctcattctaaaatacaagaaaatcacagagagaagaagaaagtcaTTATGTCCGATTCATTAAGCGTTAAATTGAGAATTCAGTCACCTCCCATTTAGACTCCTTTAGAGGTTAGGTGACCTCATTCAGCAAGAATTCACAAGCACGTCCGCACGTCCAGCCAATCACCCACCCACTGTTCCCCGGAGCCAAAAAGAAGAATCATAACAAACCCTTTCAAAATGTTTACCACTAAGAAAGTCCTTGGCCCCATTTTAATACATCAGGCATGATGCATGGTGGCATCTTCAAAAGGAAGAGTGcagccaggcgcggtggcccatgcctgtaatcccagcagctcaggaggctgaggcagatagcgagttcaaagccagactcagcaacttagcgaggcactaagcaactcagtgagaccctgtctctaaataaaatgcaaaatggggctggggtgtggctcagtgagtgcccctgagttcaattcctagtaaaaaaaaaaaaaaaaaaaaaaaaaagagggcagaGTCAGAGGAAACAGAAACAGCCCAGAAAGTGCCACAGAGTCCCCCAGCCGCCTTGGGTTTCTCTCCTACCCATACCCCTGCCACTGCGGGAAGAAAATCCCTGTTTCCCTATAGGCCAAGTAAAAGTCCCAGGGCTGACTCTGATAGGCTGTGCTGAAGTCACGTGATTTCGCTCCACTAATCACTGTAACAAGGGAGAGCAACTCTCTGGCcattagggcctccctaaattgaagaggcaggccttgaatttatgatcctcacttcccagcctcccaagtggctgggattacaggtgtgtgccaccacacccgctGTTGCAGGGTTTTCTATTGTCACTCCGCATCTGGGGGGGTGTCCCTGAGGGCTTGGAGAACAGACCTGTGTTAACTGAGAGCCATTTCCTTCCCTAGCGCTGTCCATCTATGCCCTGCTGCTTTTCGAGATTGAGACAGGCGCCGCGGCTGCCTCCATCCTGGGCTCCGGTGCCCTGGTTCTGGTGGCCATTCTGACCCACACCCTGCTCCGGGCTGCCCGGGCCACCCACCATGGTCTCCGTGAACTGTCCCCACCGTCCTTTGAAGATAATTCTGCACGCCCTGCCGAAGCCTCCAAGGACAGCCCCAGGGCTCAGCCCCAGCATGGTATCCACCGTCGGACCCCATATTCATTCTGCCTGGAGCTTGGGGACCCCCTTAGGACCATGGCCACTGCCACAGCACCCAAATCCCTGGGGGGAGGCCGGGAGAGCAGCCTGCCTACACCCCGCGTGCACCGGACACTGTCGACTGGCATGGGGCCCTGGGAGGGGGTCACTCAAGAGATGCGGAGCATGCTGGGCCACAGACCAAGGGCCACAGGAAAGGACTCAACGCTGGTGTGAACCTGAGAATCAGGAATAGATAACTGGTGTAAGGTAGCAAGAAGCAGCTATCATAGAGATAGGTCCAGGCTCAGCTGCAGTAGCAGTAAGACTTCATTTCTCTTACAGTTTACATCATCCCTGGTTATGGTCTTTAAGATTGCCTCATGGTACAAAATAGCTGCCAGGGCTCCAGCCTTTATCTCCCCACAAGGAGGGAAAGTCAAAGTCCAAGGCTGGCTCAGAGTCTCCTGAAGGTCTGCCTATGAGGCTTTGGGGCCCTTCTGCTTACCTCTCACTAGCCAGAACAGAGTCCCAAGACCAGATCTCCAtgcagggaggctgggaaatctggTTGCCCAGAATGAATGAAGTTCTGTTCCAGGTaggaggggaggctggggctTAGGCAGTGATTCTCTAAGTGTCTccatccattttacagatgaggaaatcgaGGCCCCAAGAGGGGCAGTGACTCACCAGAGGTCCCAGTTCTGAGCATCAGAGCCAGGATTTGCCCCTGGGTCTCGTAAGCCCCATGTTGCTGACAGATGGTGCAAGTCTCAGACCCCGCACGACGCCCCCCCACACCCGCTGGGGCTGTGAATGTCTGAAACCCATGTGTGCCAAGCAGCCCACAGCCAGGCGCAGACCCGGAGGCTGGACCCACGTGCCTGGCTGCGGGCCAGtctgctctgtgcctcagtttccctgcctgTAAAATGGGACTGGAGGTGACCCTGCTCTTCAGGCTGCCAAGAGACCCACAAGTTCATACGAACCGGCTGGGGCCTGCGCACAGTAGGTCCTCAGCACACACAACCATTTCTGTGTTGCTGGGGGTCGGTGTGCCTGGTGGCCGGAAATGGCCCGTGAGGAGGCGAAGTGGCTTATGGACCTGATGGAGCTCGGTGTGCACCAGGACAGGGACCGGGGTCCCCCACCCTCCACCATCTTGCACATCCTAAATAAACCCCAGAGCTCACCATCTCTGTGTCATTTAATCAATGTCCAAATGTCCCTGTGGCCAAGCCCAGGCCCGTGGTGGGCCAGGGTGACGGAGGGGTGGGCAGGAGCAGTGGGCAGGGTACCTCCTGGGGCCCCAGCCTGGGACCCCAAGTCCTGCCCATCTTCCCACATGTGAGTCTCCCTGGGAGTGCCCTGGCTGGCCCCACCTCTACCCCAAATGGACATATGTCCCCAGGAGGCTTACAGCCTGTCCCTCCCTGGGCCACCCAGGGACTCCAGGGCCGAGGTAGGGAGTCAGGCAAAGAGGTGACAACCCCCAGCAGGGAAGCTGAGCCCTGAGCCTGACTCTGGGCAGGGACCCCACGTGGCCGGTCAGATGCCCCCAGACCCAGGTGGCCATCAGCCCAGCCCACTCCCCCGTGGAGCCCGGGAGAAGCAGCCCAGGCCTCCTCACGCCTGCAGATGGGACAGAAAGGTTTGTCCTTGAGCAGCCAGAATGGCGCCTGACACAGGGGCCCCAGCAGGGACAGACTTGGGACGGCATGGTAAACATCAAGTACAAGGAGCACATTGAAAAAATGGTGCGCAGGCGCAGTGGCGCTCACCTGTAACCAAAaaccatttgggaggctgaggcaggaggattgtggtcTGAGGCCagttcagcaatttagtgaggttctgggtaacttagtgagaccctgagtcaaaattgaaaattaaaaagaaaagaaaaagggggtggggatgaggtactttaaaaaaaagttagttaaatgttatgtgaatttcaccTGAAGTTTAAAATAGCATTGAAGGAGGCCCCTGAGCTCCCGGGGTGGGCCCCAGAGTGTGAAGCTAGGTCTCCATGAACGTTGCACCCTGGGCGCCTCTCCGTCTCACCTCATCTGTCCCTTCATGTCCTCATGAGACCTTCAACTTGAGCCCTGAACACTCTGCAGGGCTCCACAGGCCGCCTGGCAGGTGTCCACGGGCCCAGCTGGAACTGCCTCCCGCTGCATCTCCCTGGAAGGGGAGGGGGCCGGGCCTCTTCCCATCTCAGGCACCATCAAGCAGGGAGGGACAGGCGATGGGGCCAGAGCCAGCACTTGAGTCTGGGAGGCACCTGATCAGGGTTTGGCAGGAGAACGCAGAACATTCCAGGAACGGGGACCTGCCACGGGGAGCAGCCGGGTGACCCACATCctagttttctttcttataaaatagaggaacccccccccccaccccagcacagTCAGGTGACATGGAAGGAACAGTATCGCTGGGTTCATTCCACTCCTCACCAACACAAGCGGCTGTCAGCACGCTCCTTGGTGTTGGGGGGAGTGGGCTACCTGTCAAAGAGGTCGCCTGCTGGGCGCGGTCGctgctcctgtaatcccagccactcgggaggccgaggcaggaggagcggggatttgaggccagcctgggccacttagcgACACCCTCAACttaacaagaacctgtctcaagataaaataaaacgaactggggacgcagctcagtggtagagcgccctcAATCgccagtactcaaaaaaaaatgctgccttGGTTTGGGGTCATCAGAACCAGATGACTGCGGGGGTACCGTCATCTGGGAGAAGACCACAGGAGCCCTGCAGGGGGCGCCAGGGAGCGGACAGCGCTGGGCTGTGTCGGCGTCAGACCTCGGGGAGGCACGGAGCTGCCACCCCACGACGCTGGGCTGCGGTGTCCACTGGATTCCCATCAGGTTTGGCTGAGGGCTGCTTTCACCCTCCTGTGTCCCAGGGGGGCCCACCGCTGTGGTCTCAGGAGGCCCCGACAGGGTCACGGGTACCTGCCTTCAGCAACCTGCATCACGTACCCATGAATTTGGAGAGGCGCAGCCAACCTGCTCCAGCTGAGTGGCCTTTATCCAGGAGCAAAAAGGAGCCGGGCGCGGGGCGCACGACAGTaatcctggaggctgaggcaggaggatcgcgaggctctaagcaactcagtgagattctgtctctgaagaaaatacaaaatggggctggggctcaggggtcgagtgcccctgagttccatcccggGTTCTCCTCtcctaggaaggaaggaagggagggagggagggagggaggaaggaaggaaggaaggaaggaaggaaggaaggaaggaaggaaggaaggaaggaaaagaaaaagaaaaaaaggcctgggaagaTTTGCCCACACTCTTTGTGCTTAAGAAGAGTTtgaggggctgcggttgtggctcagtgacagcgctcgcctggcgtgtgtgaggccctgggtttgatcctcagcaccacaaataaataaataaaataaagggcctttgagggctggggtggagctcgGTGGTAGAGGAGGAATTGCAGGCGGTCGCTCCAGGCGTTGGACACGGGGTCCCCTCTGCCATCTCTCCTTTACTTCTACATATAACATCTGAAAGTGGCCGAACAGAACCGGGGTCCTCTGTGCTCCGACGCCATCCCGAAGGAGGCTGATCAGTCCAACAAGGACTTGTTggttttttgtggtgctgcaaCGAAATGCTtgagactgggaaatttataaagaagtttatttctcacagttctagagaccGGGAACTCCAAAATCAAGGGGCTGGCAGCTGGAGACAGCCTACCTGTCATGTCATGGCATGGCACAAGGCATCATTTTGGGGGAGAACAAGAGGGAAGACATCATATCCATCATTTTGTAAGGAATTCGCTCTGGTCCTGGTCTTAATCCACGTGTGAGCGCTGAGTCCTCGAGGGCTCATGGGCCCCTGGAGGTCTCATCTCTCCACACTGTCGTCGAGGAGACAAAGTTTCCAACACATTCAGTCGCAGCAGGGCTGACACACATCCTGTTGCCACTTTTCAAGACAGAATTCTTGGAGCTGACATAAAAGTTTCAGGGAGTCCTGGCTCTTTTTTTTCTACCAAGCACTGTCTGTGTGGCCAATAGGGATGGTGATGCTGTTGGAAAAGAGGGGACTTTCTAACAGTCTTTTGtactagtgaaaaaaaaattctagataatATATTTTGGGTGAAATAAATTTAGAAGGCCAGTATTTTTAGGATGGTTCTACTAAGTTGAACCTCTTGGCTGAAATGTGTGCAGATACATTTGCTAGAATAAAGGGAGCAAGAACCAAATAAGTACACCTTGATAGCCAAGCACATTGTCTTTCCCTGACTTATAAGTCCTATCAGATGTATCAGTCAGCTATTACTGCATAACAAATTATCCCAAAATGtagcagcttaaaacaatacatatcttgctgggtgcagtggcacatgcctgtaatcccagcagcttgggaggctgaggcagaaggatcacaagttcaaagcaaggcactttagcaactcagtgagatcctctctttagataaaatgcaaaatagggctggggatgttgctctgtggtcaagtgcctctgaattcaatcctcagtatcaaaaaaaaaaaaaaaaaaaaccaacaataataGATATCTATTATCTCtgtgtattagtccattttccttTGCTATAACTAAATACCAAGGGCTAGATAAATTAtcaagaaaagagttttatttagcccaaagttttattttattttattgcagtgctgggagtcaaacccaggatccagtgcatgcgaggcaagctctctaccactgagctacatctgcagccctagcTCACAGATTTGGAGGTTCAAGGCCATGACACCAGTATGagctcagctctggtgaggacctcatggCAGATGGGGTCGTGGCTAGAGCAAATGGGAGAGGGAGCAATCACACggtaagacaggaagccagagactgaggcagggccAGGCCTGCTCTTTTGTAACAGCCCTCTAGCAAGAATAACCCTGGTTCCAGTAGAACTGAATGATCCCAataacctaaagacctcccaccaagccccacctcttaaagggccCACCACCTCTTAACATCACCACACCAAGGACCAAGCTTCCAAAACATGAAACCTGGAGAAACAAACCACACCCCAAATCCAGCACTTGATTGCTGTAGTTGGGGACCTGGGTGCTGCTTGGTCTCCTCTGAATATGGGCTGTCTCTCAGAACTCATGCAAGAGTCTAAtccctgtgttagtcaacttttcctcACTGTGACTGAAATACCTGAAATAGCAACTTGGAGAAGAGAGACTGATTTCGGCGCGTGGCTTCAGGGTCTCAGTCCACAGTGGGCTGGCTCCATTTATTTCTTTGGGCTTGATGTGAGGCAGAAGGTCCCAGTGGAAGGGTGCAGCCGAGGACAGCGGAGGTCAGTGGCTGAGCTCACGGCAGCCAAAgagcagagagagggggagggagaggcacCAGGGACAAGATGCAGTCCCCAAAGGCTTGCCCCCAGTCACCACTTCCTCCACCCACAGCCCACCTGTCTGTAGTTCCCGCCACCTCCAGTCAGCCACTCAGATTTCAGGGGATTAACCCCCTGCTGAGGCCCGAGTCCTCAGGATCCAGTCACCTCCCAGAGCTCCACCTCTGGACATGGTGGCACCAGAGACCAGGCCTCCAACGTGGGATTCTTTGCGGACATTTTACACCCAAACTATGACAGTTACCagaattttatattaatgttATTTAGATAAACAATCTatcagtgttgagagccacaaccaagtcaagatggcgcctggcattttgccagaaggagtggttgagaagtaacgccagggagccattaagatgatggtgATTAAGTTAAACTGTGTATAactattaagataatgactgattgctgtaactggatgatgctaaactgaaacaagctgtgtattcagttgtgtatataaacctctgctgtccagcaataaggcggctcctgctacctcagatgcccgctacttttgagttctcgcggagttcccgttgagttccccTTGGGTTCGGgtaataaagtagttcctgtttgaacctacaagtggctcatgacctcccggttatttgtgcccagccagattgcagTATATCAGGGCAAGGTGGcccactcctgtcatcccagtgactct
This genomic interval from Marmota flaviventris isolate mMarFla1 chromosome 1, mMarFla1.hap1, whole genome shotgun sequence contains the following:
- the Tmem221 gene encoding transmembrane protein 221 isoform X1, with translation MARSYGGRVLAAMTLLGIPAAVLAALAAQLLFQLQAGRAELRGPRADVLGPELGTGPGLPEDAAGALLPLAAALAALALVLGLTCLLLAALCGHLGAELARGPSPGRSDWFLYDCRHLRHVALGLFCCGVSVYLAALSIYALLLFEIETGAAAASILGSGALVLVAILTHTLLRAARATHHGLRELSPPSFEDNSARPAEASKDSPRAQPQHGIHRRTPYSFCLELGDPLRTMATATAPKSLGGGRESSLPTPRVHRTLSTGMGPWEGVTQEMRSMLGHRPRATGKDSTLV